Proteins from a single region of Ammoniphilus oxalaticus:
- a CDS encoding ABC transporter ATP-binding protein gives MESDVKALEIVGLTKMYKNGRGIQDLNLSVDPGDVFGFLGPNGAGKTTAMKMMTGLIKPDQGDVKIFGTSILEDYVGAMQHVGCMIETAESFPYLTAYDNLKLFANFYPNVDPQRIDECLQLTGLIQYKQEKARGFSLGMKQRLGIAAAILSKPKLLILDEPLNGLDVEGMLDMRKLIKRLAEEEGTTFFISSHLIHDVELTCTRIGVVYSGQLINIDYTKNILANYASLENYFVSEVDRNARV, from the coding sequence TTGGAATCGGATGTGAAAGCATTGGAGATTGTCGGATTGACGAAGATGTACAAAAACGGACGGGGAATTCAGGATTTGAACCTTTCTGTTGATCCAGGTGATGTATTTGGCTTCCTGGGACCAAACGGAGCGGGTAAAACGACCGCGATGAAAATGATGACGGGTTTAATCAAACCCGATCAAGGCGATGTGAAAATTTTCGGAACGAGTATTCTTGAAGATTATGTGGGGGCGATGCAACATGTTGGCTGCATGATCGAGACAGCAGAATCTTTCCCCTATTTGACGGCCTATGATAATTTGAAGCTGTTTGCAAATTTTTATCCGAACGTCGATCCGCAAAGAATCGATGAATGTTTGCAGCTGACAGGATTAATCCAGTATAAACAAGAAAAGGCGAGAGGGTTCTCGCTTGGTATGAAACAACGATTAGGGATTGCCGCCGCGATTTTATCGAAACCGAAATTGTTGATTTTAGATGAGCCGTTAAATGGGCTCGATGTTGAGGGTATGTTGGACATGAGAAAACTAATTAAGCGGCTGGCTGAAGAGGAAGGGACGACTTTTTTCATTTCTAGCCACTTGATTCACGATGTCGAGTTGACGTGTACGCGAATTGGTGTTGTTTATAGCGGACAGCTAATCAATATTGATTATACAAAAAACATCCTCGCGAACTATGCTTCATTAGAAAATTATTTTGTGAGCGAGGTGGACAGAAATGCCCG